Proteins found in one Arachis stenosperma cultivar V10309 chromosome 8, arast.V10309.gnm1.PFL2, whole genome shotgun sequence genomic segment:
- the LOC130945493 gene encoding uncharacterized protein LOC130945493, with amino-acid sequence MFFNGPNNELVLCRAFPTYLDGAALLWFSKLPAGSISSFEELARSFIDYFAAARIYVHGSDYLSTIRQGPQESLKDYMTRFTKATMKIQDLNLAVHLHALKVSLRPGKFREIIAITKPKTLEEFRERAAGQMGIEELREANRTERKPRREEDKIPRSANNKELGKPFKLTPKFDNYIRFNTRREKIIKEILNAKIIKPPARAGSYQDQRFVNKSKHCAFHQKYGHTTDECVIAKDLLERLARQGLLDKYIEGRKHKEGDRDKQHTT; translated from the coding sequence ATGTTTTTTAACGGACCTAATAACGAACTTGTGCTTTGCAGAGCTTTCCCTACTTACCTTGACGGAGCTGCTCTACTTTGGTTTTCAAAATTACCTGCAGGATCAATCTCTTCTTTTGAAGAGCTGGCAAGGTCCTTCATTGACTACTTCGCGGCAGCACGAATTTACGTACACGGATCAGACTACCTAAGCACCATCCGCCAAGGTCCCCAAGAAAGTCTGAAAGATTATATGACCAGATTTACAAAAGCAACCATGAAAATACAAGACCTGAACCTGGCCGTACACTTACACGCCCTAAAGGTCAGCCTACGACCTGGAAAGTTCAGAGAGATAATCGCAATCACAAAGCCAAAGACGTTAGAGGAGTTCCGGGAAAGAGCAGCCGGACAAATGGGGATTGAAGAACTCCGTGAGGCCAACAGAACAGAAAGGAAACCTAGAAGGGAGGAAGACAAGATACCAAGATCAGCAAACAACAAAGAGCTCGGCAAACCATTTAAGCTCACCCCAAAATTCGACAACTACATTAGATTCAACACAAGGAGGGAAAAGATAATCAAAGAAATACTCAACGCTAAAATCATAAAGCCACCAGCAAGAGCTGGGAGCTACCAGGATCAGAGATTCGTTAACAAAAGCAAGCACTGTGCCTTCCACCAAAAGTACGGACACACAACCGACGAGTGCGTGATAGCCAAAGATCTATTGGAAAGATTAGCTCGACAAGGCCTCCTAGATAAATACATCGAAGGAAGGAAACACAAAGAAGGCGATAGAGACAAACAACACACCACCTAA